The Christiangramia forsetii KT0803 DNA segment CTAATGCTTTGCGTTATGCTCATCCAGAAAGATCTCCAATTATTAAGTTACAGGGATATAGAGAGCATGAGAGCTGGGTATTGGAAGTTGAGGATAATGGTATAGGAATTGACCTCGAGAAGCATGGAGAGAAGGTTTTTGGTCTTTATAAAACTTTTACTGAAAGAAAGGATGCAAGAGGGGTTGGTCTATTTATTACTAAAAACCAGATTAACGCTATGGGTGGAATGGTAAGCGTAGCGAGTAAGCCGGAAGTAGGAACTACGTTTAAAGTAACCTTTAAATGAGAAATGCTATTTGTGTGATTGATGATGACGAGATCTACCAAAAGATTATCAAAAAATTAATTTCCCGGGCTAATGTATTTGAGGAAGCATATTTCTATGCAAGTGGCAAAGAGGCCATCGATGATTTTTTGGATCTAAAAACCAATTTACCATCAATTATTCTTTTAGATATCAATATGCCAATTATGGATGGATGGCAATTTCTAGATCGTTTAGAGAAATTATATCCTTTATTATATGAGAACACAAAAGTATTTATTGTAACCTCTTCAATAGCTTATTCTGACAAGGAAAAAATGATGGAGTTTCCAGGGGTATCTGGATTTTTATCCAAACCTCTGAATATTGAAAAATTAAAAGAAATAGGGAGTAGGCAATAAAAAGCTCGGTGTAGGGACCGGAGCTTAAACTTGTAGCGTAGATATATTATGCAGCTGTAGTAACATTGTAATGGTTCAGTATATCCTGATAGAAAAAGATACTTTTTTCATCTTTCTTTAGACAAGATTTTAGAAACCTTTCAATATCCTGACATTCAAAAGTTATGTTAGTATATTTTTTATGTCCAACTGGCAATTGTAACTCAACCGTCGCATCACTATAATTAATATTCACATGCTTAGCTTCAAAATATTTTTTGATAATAGCACGATGCATAATCTGAAAATTGAAATTTTCCTGATCTTTATTGACTATGCTGTAAGAGATAAGATTTTTGACCTCATCAAAAATCTCCGGGGGAGTAATATTATTCATGATTAAGTTTTTTCTAAATTTTCGACGCTGCTAAATTACTACTAGAGAGGCTAAAAGCTGTTAAAAAAACTGTAATACTTCTCTCGTTAATAGTATTTTAACTCTATAGGAGGATTCTTAAGGATATTTTTGGTTCAGAGGTCCAATAATAACGGTGAATGCATAAGACGATGCCGTTCATCTAGAATTGATAAGTTGAAAAAGTGTATTGAAGATTGCTTCATAGCACCTGCTGCATGGTGAATATGACCAAACAGGTGGTATTTTGGATATACAACTTCTAAAATTTGCTTTAACTCTTCACAGCCTAATTTTATTCCACTACTTATTTCATCTAATATTCCATAGGGCGGGGTGTGGGTAATGAGAATATCTGTCTCCTTTGGTATAAGATTCCAGTGATTCCTAATTGGTGTTCCTCTTTCTTTGTTGAAAGCCCAATTTTCCATACCAGGGGTAACTGGTGATCCCCAAAACTGAAATCCATTTATTTCAACTCCTCTATCAATTAGTAAGTTGATATTTTCAGGAACTTTTCCAATTTGTTCTGGCTTTTCAAAATAGAAATCATGATTTCCGGGAACCAGGATTTTGTGTTTGTGTGGTTGGGATGAAAACCACTCTAAAAAATTAGCAGTTTCATTTCGTGTTCCACCATCGGTACAATCTCCGGCATGAATCAATAAATCTCCATCTGGAATTGCAATGTCATGGTGAAAATTATGAGTATCAGAAAGGCAAACAAGCCTCATATTTTTTGATTAAGGTGAAAGGCAAAATAAGTAATAAAAAAAATCCGTTGAAACTATCAGCGGATTTTTCGTTATATCTTTAAAACTACTTTCTATTCTTTTTCATCAGCCTGAATTTCCATCAGTACTTTATCGTTAGGCAGTATTTTGTTGATCGTTTTTAGCATTGCAAATGCAATAATTGCAGCGGTAACAGCAAAAAACAGGAATTTGATCAATAGACTTTCACTAATAACAAGGCTATAGAAGCCAAGGAAAATCTCAGTGATTACAAACAAAACCTTTATACCAACCTTTAAAAACATTTATTCTTTTTGATTTGTTACAAATATAGTATTCAATTACCATACCACTGAAGTGAAAAATAAAGTTTGACGAAAATTTAACTTTGGTAACATCTATATTACAATCTTTTAAGTTAAATAATCTTAAACGAAGTTTTTGGTAACCTCTGAATTGTAAATTGGTTTGCAAATTGAATATAAAATTGAAAAAAACTAAAAAATTAGCTCTGGGTGTTTTTATTGGGGTTGGAGTGCTTGCTCTAACTCTATTATTTCTTAATAATTATCTTGAGAATAAAATCACGAAGAGTATAGAGGAGAATCTGGTAAAGGTTAATGGAACTTTTGATAAAGTTGATGTGAAATTACTCGACCGAAGAGCAGAAGTTGTTAATCCTTCTTTTATAATTAAAGGAAAAACATTAAAAGTAGATGGGATTTTACTGGATGATATCCAGCTCTGGGATTATATAATCAATAAAGACATTATAGTTGGAAATCTGAATATCGCCAATCCTGTGGTTAAAGTGTTCAATTTTCAAAAAGAAGAGAAGGATTCGTCTACTTCAAAAAAATCAGCAAATTTTAAAAATAAGGTGCTTATTAAAAATTTAAGTATTGATGGAGGAAGTTTTCAGATTTTCGAGAAGGATAGTACAGAGCACAGACTATTCACAAAAATTAAGGATATTAAAATGGAGCAGGTAAGAATTAATTCCGAAACCTTAAAGGAAACAGTTCCTTTTAATTATGATCTTATTCTTTTAAATGCAGATAGTATATTTTATGATCTTAATGACCAGCATAAACTGGCTGCAGGGAGTTTTGAAATAGATAATAATAAGGTCCTGGTACAAAACCTTCAAATCATCCCCAAATTTTCCAAAGCTGGCCATCAAAAAACAATAAATATTGAAAAGGATCGGTACGACCTAAAAATTGATTCTCTTTCTATGGATAGTTTTAACTGGACTATGCAAAATGACTCTTTAAAAATTCATAATTCGTTTACCAGAATTTCCGGAGTTAACTTTGATATTTACAGGGATAAACTTCAGCCGGATGATACGAGCATAAAACCACTTTATGGTAAGATGATTAGAGAAATGCCTATACTGGTTAACTTAGATAGTGTTGAGGTTGAAAATACCTATTTAAGATATGAGGAGAGAATGCATGCAGAGAGAGAAAGTGGTGTTGTGGATTTCTCAAACCTTAATGCTCGAATTAAGAATATAACCAATATGGGATTAGATCGGGAAGATTTTCCGAAAACAGTATTGATAGCTACCGCTAATTTTATGAAACAGGCTCCTTTAAAAGTGAATATGGAATTTGATATTAGTAACAGGAATGACAACTTTCATATTACCGGAAATATGGGGCAGCTTGCTGCAGAACAGATGAATAAATTTATGAAACCAGCTATGAATGTTGAAGCGTCAGGGGATATTTTAGATATGTATTTCAATTTTTACGGGAATCATACCAAGGCTAGCGGCGATATGAGATTAGAGTATAATGATTTTAAGGTTGAAGTGCTTCAGAAAGATGGTAGTAAGAAAAATAAATTTGTGTCGGCTTTGGCAAATCTTATTGTAAAAAATAAAGCGATTAATGAAAAAGCAAATTATAAAGAGATCAGTTTTACCAGGGATAAGACGAAATCTTTCTGGAACTACTTATGGAATTTATTAAAAAACGGGGCTTTAAAATCCTTTCTTTAAATTTTAAACGTTACAACTGGTCGGTTGGCATGGTTTACAAGGTCTTCACTAATACTTCCGTTGAAAAAATGAGCAATTCCTTTTCTGCCGTGAGTGCCTATTCCTAAAAGTCCGGTGTCTAATTTTTGGGCAAAACTAAGAATCCCTTTTTCAACACTTATATCGTTATAGATATGAATTTCAAAATTTTTTGAATTTGAGTCTCCGGCAAATTCATTGATTCGCTGGTTAGCTTCCTCGCTTGTCATAAAATCGTTCGGGGTATTTACAAAAAGAAGGTGAAGTTTAGCATCTATCATTTTTGCAAATTTCATGGCTTTTTCTAAAATATGCTTGTGATGATGGTTAGCGTCTGTGGCAAAGACAAAGTTTTTGATTTTGAAATCAGGAATTTCATTTTTAATAACCAATACGGGAATTTCTGAATGTCTTACAACTTTTTCAGTATTGGAGCCAATAAACATTTCCTGAAAACCGCTTGCTCCATGTGATCCCATTACGATCAAATCACATTTTTTTTCTTTGCTTATCTCCATAATTCCATCAAATGCACGATGAAACTCTACTGTTTCGTGAACTTTAATGCCTTTTAAATAAGGCTCTTTCATGATCTTTGAAAATCGTTGGTGCGCTAACTTCATAAAGAAAATAGCCTCCGGGATATTTCGGCTCCCGCTGCCCAAGGGATCTATAAGCTGCAGCGGAAGTTCCAGCATGTGGAGCAAGAATATTTCCCCGTTAAATTTCCGGGCTAATTGAGCGGCCACTTTAAGGGCCTTTTCAGCCTGGTCACTAAAGTCTGTTGGAACAAGTATATTTTTCATGATTTCAGGTAAAGACTTAAATTAAAGCTCTATTAAATTTACAAAGATTATTTCATCTGTTCCTGGTTATTTGTTTTTTTATGGTCAGATGTGATTCGCTATTAAAAAGGATTACCAAAAGAGAAAATCTGTTTTAGCCCATTTCATTTATTTCTACGTTTTTATACTTGAAAAATATTGCTATATTTGCAGCGTTGAAACTAAAAAAGTACAGCGAGGGGACATAAAGTCCCCTCTTTTTATAACCATGCTGAAGGAGAAGGTAGAAAAGTTAGCAGAGAAGGTATTCGAAGAAAATAATTCCTTATTTTTAATAAGCCTTGATATAAACTCGGCCAATCACATTAAGATAGTATTGGACGGAGATGAGGGCGTTTCGGTAAATGACTGTATCATGGTAAGTCGTGGAATTGAGCATAACCTGGACAGGGAAGAGGAAGATTTTTCTCTTGAAGTTACTTCAGCAGGAGTCTCAGAGCCTCTTTCGATGCCGAGACAATATAAAAAGAACATTGGTCGTAGATTACAAGTGAAGACTGAGAATGATAAATTCGAAGCTGATCTGTTGTCTGCAGACCAGAATGAAATAAAGCTTTCATGGAAAGCGAGAGAGCCCAAACCGGTTGGTAAAGGAAAAGTTACAGTTCAGAAAGAGGTGGTTTTGCCTTATACTGATATTGTGGAAGCAAAAGTTAAAATAACATTTTAATCACAAATTGATATGGAAAATATCGCGTTGATTGAGTCATTCTCAGAGTTTAAAGACGATAAGCTCATAGATCGTGTTACGCTGATGGCGATCTTGGAGGATGTTTTTAGAAATGCTTTAAAGAAAAAGTATGGAGAAGACGATAATTTTGATATTATTGTAAATCCTGATAAAGGAGATCTTGAGATTTGGAGAAACCGAATCGTGGTGGCAGATGGTGAAGTAGAAGATGATAACAGAGAGATTTCGCTTGCCCAGGCAAGAAAAATAGAACCTGACTTTGAAGTTGGGGAAGATGTTTCTGAAGAAGTGAAACTTGTGGACCTGGGGAGAAGAGCAATTTTGGCATTACGCCAAAACCTGATCTCTAAGATTCATGAGCATGATAATACAAATATTTATAAGCAGTTTAAAGATCTTGAAGGAGAGATTTATACTGCAGAAGTTCATCATATTAGGCACAGAGCAATTATCCTTCTCGATGATGAAGGAAATGAGATTGTGCTTCCTAAAGACCGTCAGATTCCATCAGATTTCTTCCGTAAAGGAGAAAATGTTCGAGGAATCATAGAGAGTGTCGAGTTAAAAGGTAACAAGCCTACCATTATTATGTCTAGAACCGCTCCCGGTTTCCTTGAGAAATTATTCGAACAGGAAATCCCGGAAGTTTTTGATGGTTTAATTACTATCAAAAAAGTAGTGCGAGTACCTGGAGAGAAAGCGAAAGTGGCTGTAGATTCTTACGATGATAGAATTGATCCTGTTGGAGCTTGTGTGGGTATGAAAGGTTCAAGAATTCATAGTATTGTACGTGAATTAGGGAATGAGAATATAGATGTGATCAATTTCACCAATAATGAGCAGTTATTTATCACCAGGGCTTTGAGTCCCGCAAAAATAACTTCTATTAAAATGGATGAAGAGGCCAGAACTGCTGAGGTTATGCTAAAACCTGAAGAAGTTTCTAAGGCAATTGGTCGAGGAGGGCACAATATTAGATTAGCTGGTCAATTGACGGGTTATGAAATAGACGTGTATCGTGAAGGTGTGGAAGAAGATGTAGAGTTGAAAGAGTTTACAGATGAAATTGAAGATTGGGTAATTGCCGAATTTTCAAAAATTGGTCTGGATACTGCAAAGGCTGTATTGGAGCAGGACGTTAATGATCTTGTTCGCCGTACAGATCTTGAGGAGGAAACCATTAAAGATGTAATGGCCGTTCTCCGTTCAGAATTTGAAGAATAATATTTTTTTAATAAAGATTACATTAAAAGAGGTTAATTTAGAGGGCAATTTATGGCAGAGGCGAAAACAACGCGATTAAATAAAGTTCTACGTGAGTTCAATATCTCGTTAGACAGGGCTGTGGAATATCTTACTTCCAAAGGCTACGAGATAGATGCACGTCCAACTACCAAGATCTCAGGAGAAATCTACGAGGTGCTTTCTGACGAATTCGAAACCGATAAGAGTAAAAAGGTTGCTTCCAAAGAAGTGGGAGAAGAGAGAAAGAAAGAGAAGGAAGAACTCCGCAAAGAGATCGAAGAGAAGCGTAAGGCTGATGAAGAGAAAAAGGAGGAGGCTG contains these protein-coding regions:
- a CDS encoding response regulator — protein: MRNAICVIDDDEIYQKIIKKLISRANVFEEAYFYASGKEAIDDFLDLKTNLPSIILLDINMPIMDGWQFLDRLEKLYPLLYENTKVFIVTSSIAYSDKEKMMEFPGVSGFLSKPLNIEKLKEIGSRQ
- a CDS encoding metallophosphatase domain-containing protein, whose translation is MRLVCLSDTHNFHHDIAIPDGDLLIHAGDCTDGGTRNETANFLEWFSSQPHKHKILVPGNHDFYFEKPEQIGKVPENINLLIDRGVEINGFQFWGSPVTPGMENWAFNKERGTPIRNHWNLIPKETDILITHTPPYGILDEISSGIKLGCEELKQILEVVYPKYHLFGHIHHAAGAMKQSSIHFFNLSILDERHRLMHSPLLLDL
- a CDS encoding universal stress protein, which codes for MKNILVPTDFSDQAEKALKVAAQLARKFNGEIFLLHMLELPLQLIDPLGSGSRNIPEAIFFMKLAHQRFSKIMKEPYLKGIKVHETVEFHRAFDGIMEISKEKKCDLIVMGSHGASGFQEMFIGSNTEKVVRHSEIPVLVIKNEIPDFKIKNFVFATDANHHHKHILEKAMKFAKMIDAKLHLLFVNTPNDFMTSEEANQRINEFAGDSNSKNFEIHIYNDISVEKGILSFAQKLDTGLLGIGTHGRKGIAHFFNGSISEDLVNHANRPVVTFKI
- the rimP gene encoding ribosome assembly cofactor RimP; this translates as MLKEKVEKLAEKVFEENNSLFLISLDINSANHIKIVLDGDEGVSVNDCIMVSRGIEHNLDREEEDFSLEVTSAGVSEPLSMPRQYKKNIGRRLQVKTENDKFEADLLSADQNEIKLSWKAREPKPVGKGKVTVQKEVVLPYTDIVEAKVKITF
- the nusA gene encoding transcription termination factor NusA encodes the protein MENIALIESFSEFKDDKLIDRVTLMAILEDVFRNALKKKYGEDDNFDIIVNPDKGDLEIWRNRIVVADGEVEDDNREISLAQARKIEPDFEVGEDVSEEVKLVDLGRRAILALRQNLISKIHEHDNTNIYKQFKDLEGEIYTAEVHHIRHRAIILLDDEGNEIVLPKDRQIPSDFFRKGENVRGIIESVELKGNKPTIIMSRTAPGFLEKLFEQEIPEVFDGLITIKKVVRVPGEKAKVAVDSYDDRIDPVGACVGMKGSRIHSIVRELGNENIDVINFTNNEQLFITRALSPAKITSIKMDEEARTAEVMLKPEEVSKAIGRGGHNIRLAGQLTGYEIDVYREGVEEDVELKEFTDEIEDWVIAEFSKIGLDTAKAVLEQDVNDLVRRTDLEEETIKDVMAVLRSEFEE